The genomic stretch TCTCTGAagcgtgagagacagaaagaggggcgtggagagaccgagagagcgtgagagggagaaagagagagatttagcTCTAGAATCATTCCTCAGCTCCTTATCTCTGAAGCgtgagagacagaaaagagagagatttaGCTCTAGAATCCTTCCTCACCTCCTTATCTCTGAagcgtgagagacagaaagagggcggagagaccgagagagcggagagggagaaagagagagagatttagctcTAGAATCATTCCTCAGCTCCTTATCTCGAagcgtgagagacagaaagagggcgtgagagaccgagagagcgtgagagggagaaagagagagagatttagctcTAGAATCATTCCTCAGCTCCTTATctctgagagacagaaagagagagagatttagctcTAGAATCATTCCTCACCTCCTTATCTCtgaagtgagagacagaaagagaccgagagagccgagagggagaaagagagagagatttagcttCTAGAATCATTCCTCAGCTCCTTATCTCTGGAagcgtgagagacagaaagagggcgtgagagagagagagcgagagggagaaaaagagagagagatttagctcTAGAATCATTCCTCAGCTCCTTATCTCTGGAaggaggagacagaaagaggggcgtgagagaccgagagagcgtggagagggagaaaagagagagatttaGCTCTAGAATCACTCCTCACCTCCTTATCTctgaaaggagagacagaaagagtgaccaagagagaaagagaccgagagagagagagagagaaagattaattgaatagagagacagagcgagagagagagagagagagagaaagttaaattgatagagagagagagagagagaaagttgaattgaatagagagagagagaaagttgaattgaatagagagacagagcgagagagagagagaaagttgaattgaatagaaagacagagagaaagttgaattgaatagagacagagagaaacctgaattgaatagagagacagagagaatgttgaattgaatagagagacagagaaagttgaattgaatagagagacagagaaagaattgaatagagagacagagagaaagttgaattgaatagagagacagagagaaagttgaattgaatagagagacagagagaaagttgaattgaatagagagacagagagaaagttgaattgaatagagagacagagagaaagttgaattgaatagagagacagagcgagagagagagagtgagagagagagagaaagttgaattgaatagagagagagagagagaaagttgaattgaatagagagagagagaaagttaaattgaatagagagagagacagagagagagagaaaagttgaattgaatagagagagagacagagagagagagaaagttgaattgaatagagagacagagagagagagaaagttgaattgaatagagagagagcgagagaaagttgaattgaatagagagagacagagagaaagttgaattgaatagaaagaaagttgaattgaatagagacagagagaaagttgaattgaatagagacagagagaaagttgaattgagagacagagagaatgttgaattgaatagagagacagagagaaatgaattgaatagagacagagagaaagttgaattgaatagagacagagagaaagttgaattgaatagagagacagagagaaagttgaattgaatagagacgagacagagagaaagttgaattgaatagagagacagagagaaagttgaattgaatagagagacagagagaaagttgaatgaacagagagacagagagaaagttgaattgaatagagagacagagagaaagttgaattgaatagagagacagagcgagagagagagagagagagaaagttgaattgaatagagagagagagagagagagaaagttaaattgaatagagagagagacagagagagagagaaagttgaattgaatagagagacagagagagagagagaaagttgaattgaatagagagacagagcgagagagagaaagttgaattgaatagagagacagagagaaagttgaattgaatagaaagacagagagaaagttgaattgaatagagacagagagaaagttgaattgaatagagagacagagagaaagttgaattgaataggagagacagagagaatgttgaattgaatagagagagagaatgttgaattgaatagagagacagagagaaagttgaattgaatagagagacagagagaaagttgaattgaatagagagacagagagaaagttgaattgaatagagagacagagagaaagttgaattgaatagagagacagagagaaagaattgaacagagagacagagagaaagttgaattgaatagagagacagagataaagttgaattgaatagagagacagagagaaagttgaattgaatagagagacagagagaaagttgaattgaatagagagacagagagaaacagagataatcAGAGTTAGAATGTGATATCCATCCATTGGTGACTCATCAGGGGGAAAATGTGTGCCACACTCCTTCCTGCAGTTTTCTGGCAGTCTGTCGGGATTTCTCCAACTCCACTCCCTTTTCCTGCAGCTGTTGTTGGAGCTCAGACAGCGGAGTGGCTCTTCTCTCTGACTTCATCAACCTGGAGCTGGAGCTTCTCAGTGGACACCTCACAGCCCTGTACTATAGTACTCATCTGGAGTGGTGGGGGCAGCGAGAGACACATGGGggggggagagtgagacagactgAACGGTATTAATTTAACATCCCTCCCCCATGATAGATACGGGTTTTAAAGTAAATTCATACAACCCCTATCATTTGTACTGGTGACAACTCTAGGGTAAATGCACGACTATTATCACTATttaaaaacccagcagcactGTAGGGTGGCAATCAGTAAAGTGGAGGTCGATAACATCTTCCGCTCCTCCGCATAGAAACACAGTGTTCTTCTCAGTGACCTATGACctaggccctctctctctctccccctccctccctcacctccttctGCAGTTCCTCCACAGTGCTGTTCTGCAGTCGCCTCTCCTCGTCCAGAtccctcttcattctcttcaactcctctgttcttctcgtctcctccttcagcctctccttcatctccctgTGCTGGTGGTTCAGCTGGGTCATCTCACTCTGtgggcacacacgcacacgcacacagataaTGTACTGTGTTATTGTGTGGCAGAACTACCACAACAACAGCTTCCACAACAACAACCAACACAACATGATTTCCAAGTTGGACGTACTCTGTGCTAAGGAGATGTTTACCAGTGAGTTCTGAATACTGTATATTCCATTGACTCTGATACAGTACGACCTGTATGGTCCTTGTATCCACTCACCTGAACATTCTCCAGACGTACGAGAAGGGCTTTGTTTGCCTGGGACAtctccctcttccttctccctcacctcctctagAGTCTCCTCAACCTGCCGTTTCTCCCTCTGTGGAATCACATCTGTAATAAATATACCTTCAATACCTGGCCATGCATTTTCACAGAACATCTAAATTCATTGTCTATATTTTGTGTGCTTTCTTTTATCTCTCTACCTCACCTTCAGTTGCTCTATGCATTTCACCAGCTGTCTCTGCAGGGTTTTGGAGTCCTTGATGACGAGGTTAAGCTGCTCCACCCTACTCTCCAGTTCCTCCACCTTGGTTAGTGAGGAGTCAAATGGACACACCATCAGTGCTTCTGCTCTGAGATATTTTATGAATACGGACCTGAATGTTTTCTGGATAGTTGCagagcattatgggtattgtagtcATCAGATTCAGTTTACTACATCATTATGGGTTCTGTAGTATAGAGCATTATGGGAGATATCATTATATTCTGTAGTATACGTAGTACATCATTATGGGTTCTGTATATGCATTATTTTGGATATGTTCTGTAgtacagagcattatgggtattgtagtacATCATTTTATGGTTCTGTATGGGTTAGTATagagcattatgggtattgtagtacATCATTATGGGTTCTGTAGTATagagcattatgggtattgtagtacATCATTATGGATTCTGTAGTATagagcattatgggtattgtagtacATCATTATGGATGGGTTCTGTAGTATagagcattatgggtattgtagtaTCATCATAGTATAGCATTATGGTATTGTAGTACATCATTATGGGTTCATTATGGGTTAGTATCGAGCATTATGGGTATCCATCTGCAGTACCTGTCccctcagttcctccctctcctgcatcAGCTGATTCACCTGTCCCcgtgcctccctctctcctcctccatctccctcttctcctgGCCCAGCACTGTGTTACTctagcagggagagaggaggtagtataCACAGGAGATGGGTGGATTATTAGTGGAAAACCTAGGATGAAACTCACAACGTTCTGCATGACAACACATTGAAACTCACAACCTTCTGCATGACAACACATTGAAACTCACAACCTTCTGCATGACAACACATTGAAACTCACAACCTTCTGCATGACAACACATTGAAACTCACAACCTACTGCATGACAACACATAGAAACTCAAAGTCAACTAATATAtgacaaatgaaaatatataaaGTCACTTGGGACACAGGGGGAAAAGTCACTCACTTAAGTAAAAGTAAGGATACGTTAATAGAAAAAA from Oncorhynchus masou masou isolate Uvic2021 unplaced genomic scaffold, UVic_Omas_1.1 unplaced_scaffold_4682, whole genome shotgun sequence encodes the following:
- the LOC135535264 gene encoding cingulin-like protein 1 is translated as MSQANKALLVRLENVQSEMTQLNHQHREMKERLKEETRRTEELKRMKRDLDEERRLQNSTVEELQKEMSTIVQGCEVSTEKLQLQVDEVREKSHSAV